One segment of Bacteroides caecimuris DNA contains the following:
- a CDS encoding NVEALA domain-containing protein, translating to MKKLVFFLFLCTVVYLTAKRSTNHNITFNTLLNYNIEALAADEGLNVYHCFGTGSVDCPVVHTKVKYVAGGYSLEK from the coding sequence ATGAAAAAACTGGTATTCTTCTTATTTTTATGTACTGTGGTATATTTGACAGCAAAACGTTCAACTAATCACAATATTACATTCAATACATTGCTTAATTATAATATAGAGGCTTTAGCGGCGGATGAAGGTTTAAATGTATATCATTGTTTTGGAACAGGATCTGTAGATTGTCCGGTAGTCCATACTAAAGTTAAATATGTTGCTGGGGGATATAGTC
- a CDS encoding transcriptional regulator, whose protein sequence is MMRTYNVILLFIAACIGGVVFFFTCKYTYEYKLSILKQKARATLIEAVEQEVKSRNVEGPLVFTLPNTANMKNAELPDSVTIVDSIGMYKLKLDKEKHYNNTTTDTNVRLLHSVAFMEHPIQPDSLNLIWKKYLNKVGISMGTALCVSVVDRFGDVTSASTSYSEWRKCSNLLFTISIGYACEIEVMAYLYYSVWNIIYMEIILGLLLYIVYMYMIYKLILFVQCKIIFVRDKGVIKQPVVKIIKEMKDSSSIRSYKLYEGFIFHADQNLIEFNGQQKILQPQPSKLLELFLRMEETGYVLKNSDIRESLWSDGSATPDRIHKAVARLRSNIKELDSSIDIKKCVDGYQLVL, encoded by the coding sequence ATGATGAGAACTTATAATGTTATTTTGTTGTTTATTGCTGCCTGCATCGGTGGAGTTGTATTTTTCTTTACTTGTAAGTATACCTATGAGTATAAGCTATCTATTCTTAAACAGAAGGCAAGAGCTACTTTGATTGAGGCGGTTGAACAGGAAGTGAAAAGTCGGAATGTGGAAGGTCCTTTGGTATTTACTCTTCCAAATACGGCAAATATGAAAAATGCAGAATTACCGGATTCAGTAACTATTGTAGATTCCATAGGTATGTATAAGCTTAAGTTGGATAAAGAAAAACATTACAATAATACAACTACGGATACTAATGTTCGTTTGCTTCATAGCGTTGCTTTTATGGAACACCCCATTCAGCCGGATTCATTGAATCTTATTTGGAAAAAGTATTTAAATAAAGTGGGTATCTCAATGGGGACAGCATTATGTGTTTCCGTTGTAGACAGGTTTGGTGATGTAACATCGGCATCTACATCTTATAGTGAATGGCGCAAGTGCTCAAATTTGCTATTTACTATTTCTATAGGCTATGCCTGTGAAATAGAAGTAATGGCTTATCTTTATTATTCCGTATGGAATATAATATACATGGAAATCATTTTAGGTTTATTACTATACATAGTCTATATGTATATGATTTACAAATTGATTTTGTTTGTACAATGTAAAATAATTTTCGTAAGAGATAAAGGAGTTATAAAACAGCCTGTTGTGAAAATAATAAAAGAAATGAAAGATAGTTCTTCTATACGTTCTTATAAGCTATATGAAGGTTTTATATTCCATGCAGATCAGAACTTGATAGAGTTTAATGGTCAACAAAAGATTTTGCAGCCACAGCCTAGTAAGTTATTAGAACTTTTTCTAAGAATGGAAGAAACAGGATATGTTTTAAAGAATAGTGATATAAGGGAGAGTTTATGGTCTGATGGAAGTGCTACTCCCGATCGGATTCATAAAGCGGTAGCACGTTTACGTTCTAACATAAAAGAATTGGATTCTTCTATTGATATAAAAAAATGTGTAGATGGGTATCAATTGGTTCTATAA
- a CDS encoding Rpn family recombination-promoting nuclease/putative transposase encodes MKKENGKGDELMASNYIRFDWAMKRLLRNKANFAVLEGFLTTLLNEKIVIQKLLESESNQEDEFDKYNRVDMLAENSKGELILIEVQNNNEYAYFQRMLFGTSKLVTEYINRGEGYDKVRKVYSVNIVYFSLGSGKDIVYHGKTEFRGIHQGDVLELTPFQKQTFKVDSVSQLYPEYYILKVNDFNQVAQSPLEEWIYYMNTGDIPDGATAPGLDEARQRLKLDKMTKEELSAYYRHLDNIVILRDNIYTERAEGRAEGRAEGRAEGLMEGRMEEKREMVHNMKSLNIPLDTISQVTGLSIEEIKSL; translated from the coding sequence ATGAAAAAAGAAAACGGTAAAGGAGACGAACTTATGGCAAGTAATTATATTCGTTTCGATTGGGCAATGAAACGCTTGTTGCGTAATAAAGCCAATTTTGCAGTTCTCGAGGGTTTTCTTACCACTCTTCTAAATGAAAAGATAGTCATTCAGAAACTGTTGGAAAGTGAGAGCAATCAAGAGGACGAGTTTGACAAGTATAATCGGGTGGATATGCTTGCGGAAAACTCAAAGGGTGAACTCATTTTAATTGAAGTTCAAAACAATAATGAGTATGCGTATTTCCAACGTATGTTATTCGGCACTTCTAAATTGGTGACCGAATACATAAACCGCGGGGAAGGGTATGACAAAGTAAGGAAAGTATATAGTGTCAATATTGTATATTTCTCTTTAGGGAGTGGAAAGGATATCGTATATCATGGAAAAACTGAATTCCGCGGAATCCATCAGGGAGATGTTTTGGAATTAACTCCTTTCCAGAAACAGACATTCAAAGTAGATAGTGTCAGTCAGCTTTATCCCGAATATTATATTCTGAAGGTCAATGATTTCAATCAAGTGGCCCAGAGTCCGTTGGAAGAATGGATTTATTATATGAATACAGGTGATATACCTGATGGTGCGACAGCGCCGGGGTTGGATGAGGCTCGTCAACGCCTGAAACTGGATAAGATGACTAAAGAAGAATTAAGTGCTTATTATCGTCATTTGGATAATATAGTAATTCTACGTGACAATATATATACCGAACGTGCGGAAGGTCGTGCAGAAGGTCGTGCTGAGGGCCGTGCCGAGGGACTTATGGAAGGTCGTATGGAAGAAAAAAGAGAAATGGTACATAATATGAAATCTTTGAATATTCCACTTGATACCATTTCGCAAGTTACAGGACTATCCATTGAAGAAATAAAAAGTTTGTAG
- a CDS encoding ATP-dependent helicase, protein MNTKYKDELNESQYEAVTYIDGPSLVIAGAGSGKTRVLTYKIDYLIKEKGYDAHNILALTFTNKAAREIVKRVNRDIGLPWSSYIWMGTFHSVFARILRCEAQYIGFTSQFTIYDAADSKSLLRSIIKEMGLDEKTYKPGVVQSRISNAKNHLVTPTGYATNKEAYEGDIAARMPAIRDIYTRYWERCRQAGAMDFDDLLMYTYILFRDFPNVLKCYQNKFHYVLVDEYQDTNYAQHSIILQLTKENQRICVVGDDAQSIYSFRGADIDNILYFTKIYPDTKVFKLEQNYRSTQTIVCAANSLIEKNERQIRKAVFSKKEKGEAIGVFQAYSDVEEGDIVANKIAELRREHSYGYADFAILYRTNAQSRIFEEALRKRTMPYKIYGGLSFYQRKEIKDVIAYFRLVVNPNDEEAFKRIINYPARGIGDTTVGKIISAATDNGVSLWATLCEPLSYGLNINKGTHTKLQGFRELIEGFITDQADKNAYEIGTDIIRQSGIINDVCQDTSPENLSRKENIEELVNGMNDFCALRQEEGNPNIFLTDFLSEISLLTDQDSDKADDGEKITLMTVHSAKGLEFKNVFVVGMEENLFPSGMVGDSPRALEEERRLFYVAITRAEEHCYLSFAKTRFRYGKMEFGSPSRFLRDIDIDYLRMPHEAGVSRLVDEGAGRFRREIEGGFTRSASPSRAPFGSTSSSEQRERPKAQIIAPSVPRNLKKVSAVGSSGGAQASSSGSALAAGVQAGQMIEHERFGLGEVMKVEGTGDNAKATIHFKNAGDKQLLLRFARFKVIE, encoded by the coding sequence ATGAATACCAAATATAAAGATGAACTGAATGAAAGTCAGTATGAAGCTGTGACTTATATTGATGGCCCTTCGCTGGTGATAGCCGGTGCGGGCTCAGGGAAAACACGTGTATTGACTTATAAAATTGATTATCTTATAAAAGAGAAAGGGTATGATGCGCATAATATACTTGCACTGACATTTACTAATAAAGCTGCACGCGAGATAGTGAAACGTGTTAATCGAGACATCGGTCTTCCGTGGTCAAGTTATATATGGATGGGTACTTTTCACTCTGTCTTTGCCCGCATCCTTCGTTGCGAAGCGCAATATATAGGATTTACTTCCCAGTTTACTATTTATGATGCGGCTGATAGTAAAAGTTTGCTTCGTTCCATTATTAAAGAAATGGGGTTGGACGAGAAAACCTATAAACCGGGAGTTGTGCAATCCCGTATCTCCAATGCCAAGAATCATTTGGTCACTCCTACAGGTTACGCCACCAATAAAGAAGCCTATGAAGGCGATATAGCAGCCAGAATGCCAGCTATTCGTGATATTTATACCCGTTATTGGGAAAGATGCCGTCAAGCGGGAGCTATGGATTTTGACGATTTGCTGATGTATACTTATATTTTGTTTCGTGATTTTCCAAATGTTTTAAAATGTTATCAGAACAAATTTCATTATGTGTTGGTAGATGAATATCAAGATACCAACTATGCTCAACATAGTATTATCTTGCAATTGACTAAGGAGAACCAACGAATCTGTGTCGTAGGGGATGATGCACAAAGCATCTATTCTTTCCGTGGAGCGGATATTGACAATATCCTTTATTTTACGAAAATCTATCCTGATACGAAAGTCTTCAAACTGGAGCAGAATTACCGCTCCACACAGACCATTGTCTGTGCTGCCAACAGCCTGATTGAGAAGAATGAGCGTCAGATACGGAAAGCCGTATTCTCCAAGAAAGAGAAAGGAGAAGCTATCGGTGTGTTCCAGGCATACAGCGATGTGGAAGAGGGTGATATTGTGGCGAATAAGATAGCCGAACTGCGCCGCGAACATTCCTACGGCTATGCGGATTTCGCTATCCTGTATCGTACGAATGCGCAAAGCCGTATTTTTGAAGAAGCTCTTCGGAAGCGGACGATGCCTTATAAGATTTACGGCGGACTTTCGTTCTACCAACGAAAGGAGATAAAAGACGTTATTGCTTATTTTCGTCTGGTGGTGAATCCGAATGACGAAGAAGCGTTCAAGCGTATCATCAATTATCCTGCCCGTGGCATTGGAGATACTACCGTCGGCAAAATAATATCGGCAGCCACTGATAATGGAGTCAGCCTGTGGGCAACGCTTTGCGAGCCGTTGAGCTATGGCTTGAATATCAACAAAGGGACACATACGAAACTTCAAGGTTTCCGTGAGTTGATAGAAGGCTTTATTACCGACCAGGCAGATAAGAACGCATACGAGATTGGAACGGATATTATCCGTCAATCCGGCATTATCAATGATGTCTGCCAGGACACTTCTCCTGAGAATCTGAGCCGCAAGGAAAATATAGAAGAGTTGGTAAACGGTATGAATGATTTCTGCGCTTTACGGCAGGAAGAAGGCAATCCGAATATATTCCTAACCGATTTCCTTTCGGAGATTTCGTTACTTACCGACCAAGATTCCGATAAGGCAGATGATGGGGAGAAGATCACTTTGATGACTGTCCATTCCGCCAAGGGATTGGAATTTAAGAACGTGTTTGTGGTTGGTATGGAAGAAAACTTGTTTCCTAGCGGCATGGTAGGAGATTCGCCACGTGCGTTGGAAGAGGAACGCCGCTTGTTCTATGTAGCCATTACCCGTGCGGAAGAACATTGTTATCTGTCGTTTGCCAAAACCCGTTTCCGTTATGGAAAGATGGAGTTTGGAAGTCCCAGCCGTTTCTTGCGGGATATTGATATTGACTATTTACGGATGCCGCACGAAGCAGGAGTCAGCCGTTTGGTTGATGAAGGTGCGGGACGCTTCCGCAGAGAGATAGAAGGCGGATTTACCCGTTCTGCTTCTCCATCGCGTGCACCTTTCGGAAGTACATCTTCGTCTGAACAGCGTGAACGACCGAAGGCGCAGATAATAGCTCCCAGTGTGCCGAGAAACTTGAAGAAGGTAAGTGCGGTAGGCAGCAGTGGGGGAGCTCAGGCATCGTCTTCCGGTTCTGCGTTGGCGGCAGGAGTGCAAGCCGGACAAATGATAGAGCACGAACGCTTCGGATTGGGAGAAGTGATGAAAGTAGAAGGAACGGGAGATAACGCAAAAGCTACCATTCATTTTAAAAATGCGGGTGACAAGCAACTATTATTGCGTTTCGCCCGTTTTAAGGTGATAGAATAA
- a CDS encoding superoxide dismutase, with protein MNSILMSLIMMTMTYEMPKLPYANNALEPVISQQTIDFHYGKHLQTYVNNLNSLVPGTEYEGKTVEEIVATAPDGAIFNNAGQVLNHNLYFLQFAPKPSKKEPSGKLGEAIKRDFGSFENFKKEFNAAAVGLFGSGWVWLSVGKDGKLKITREANGSNPVRAGLKPLLGFDVWEHSYYLDYQNRRADHVNVLWDIIDWDVVEKRM; from the coding sequence ATGAATAGTATATTAATGTCTTTAATTATGATGACCATGACTTACGAAATGCCTAAACTTCCTTACGCAAACAATGCGTTGGAACCTGTAATCAGTCAGCAAACAATAGATTTCCATTATGGAAAGCATCTACAAACGTATGTAAATAATCTGAATAGCCTCGTGCCCGGAACAGAATATGAAGGTAAAACGGTAGAAGAAATCGTTGCAACCGCACCGGACGGAGCTATATTCAATAACGCCGGACAAGTATTGAATCACAATTTGTACTTCCTGCAATTTGCCCCGAAACCCTCAAAGAAGGAACCGTCAGGCAAACTAGGAGAAGCCATCAAACGTGACTTCGGTAGCTTTGAAAATTTCAAGAAAGAATTCAACGCAGCAGCAGTCGGATTGTTCGGTTCAGGATGGGTCTGGTTATCCGTTGGGAAAGACGGTAAACTGAAAATCACTAGAGAAGCCAACGGCAGCAATCCGGTACGTGCCGGTTTAAAGCCGCTTCTCGGATTTGACGTTTGGGAACACTCCTATTATCTGGATTATCAGAACCGCCGCGCCGACCACGTAAATGTCCTGTGGGATATCATCGACTGGGATGTGGTTGAAAAAAGAATGTAA
- the thiS gene encoding sulfur carrier protein ThiS, producing MKVQVNNKEVEMSPDSTLTQLTAQLELPVQGIAIAVNNKMIPRTEWERFILHENDNLVIIKAACGG from the coding sequence ATGAAAGTACAAGTGAACAACAAAGAGGTGGAAATGTCTCCTGACTCTACCCTTACGCAACTGACAGCACAGCTCGAACTTCCGGTTCAAGGCATTGCTATCGCCGTAAACAACAAAATGATTCCCCGTACCGAATGGGAGCGTTTCATTCTACATGAGAACGATAACCTGGTGATTATCAAAGCTGCTTGCGGAGGATAA
- a CDS encoding thiamine phosphate synthase, with amino-acid sequence MISLQFITHQTEQYSYLESARMALEGGCKWIQLRMKDAPLEEVEAVALQLKPLCKEHEAILILDDHVELAKKLEVDGVHLGKKDMPINQARQILGEAFIIGGTANTFEDVVQHYRAGADYLGIGPFRFTTTKKNLSPVLGLEGYSSILSQMKEANIEIPVVAIGGITFEDIPAILHTGVNGIALSGTILGADNPVEETRRIIDSPQRTRRTQSFSFFPKTE; translated from the coding sequence ATGATTAGTCTACAATTTATCACGCATCAGACCGAACAGTATTCGTACCTCGAATCGGCACGTATGGCACTCGAAGGCGGATGCAAATGGATCCAGCTACGTATGAAAGACGCTCCTCTCGAAGAAGTGGAAGCAGTAGCCCTGCAACTGAAGCCGCTTTGCAAAGAGCACGAAGCAATCCTGATTCTGGATGATCACGTCGAACTGGCCAAAAAGCTGGAAGTGGACGGTGTGCATCTAGGCAAAAAGGATATGCCTATCAACCAGGCCCGTCAAATACTTGGTGAAGCCTTTATTATCGGCGGCACTGCAAACACTTTCGAAGATGTCGTACAGCACTATCGTGCCGGAGCCGATTATCTCGGCATTGGTCCTTTCCGGTTTACTACCACTAAAAAGAATCTAAGCCCCGTACTGGGTTTGGAGGGCTATTCTTCTATTCTTTCACAGATGAAGGAAGCGAATATCGAAATCCCCGTTGTAGCTATCGGAGGAATTACTTTTGAGGATATTCCTGCCATACTTCATACAGGAGTAAATGGAATAGCCCTGTCAGGAACTATTCTCGGAGCAGATAACCCGGTAGAAGAAACACGTAGAATCATTGATTCACCACAGAGGACACGGAGGACACAGAGTTTCTCGTTCTTTCCTAAAACAGAATGA
- a CDS encoding thiazole synthase gives MEKLVIAGREFNSRLFLGTGKFNSNEVMEQAILASDTEMVTVAMKRIDMDNKEDDMLKHIIHPNIQLLPNTSGVRNAEEAVFAAQLAREAFGTNWLKLEIHPDPRYLLPDSIETLKATEELVKQGFIVLPYCQADPVLCKRLEEAGAATVMPLGAPIGTNKGLQTKEFLQIIIEQAGIPVVVDAGIGAPSHAAEAMELGASAVLVNTAIAVAGNPVEMAKAFKTATEAGRQAYEAGLGLQAIDFVAEASSPLTAFLD, from the coding sequence ATGGAAAAGTTAGTAATTGCGGGACGCGAATTTAACTCCCGTCTTTTCCTGGGAACAGGAAAATTCAATTCCAATGAAGTAATGGAACAAGCTATTCTGGCTTCGGATACGGAAATGGTAACTGTCGCCATGAAACGAATCGACATGGATAACAAAGAGGACGACATGCTGAAACATATCATTCATCCGAATATTCAGTTATTGCCCAACACCTCCGGTGTACGTAACGCGGAAGAGGCTGTTTTCGCCGCGCAACTGGCTCGCGAAGCTTTTGGAACAAACTGGCTGAAACTGGAAATTCATCCGGACCCGCGCTATCTGCTCCCCGACTCTATCGAAACACTGAAAGCTACGGAAGAACTAGTAAAACAGGGCTTTATCGTGTTACCTTATTGCCAGGCTGACCCTGTACTCTGCAAACGCCTGGAAGAAGCAGGCGCAGCTACCGTTATGCCACTCGGTGCACCTATCGGTACGAACAAAGGATTGCAGACAAAAGAATTCCTGCAAATCATTATCGAACAAGCAGGTATCCCGGTGGTAGTGGATGCCGGTATCGGTGCGCCAAGCCATGCTGCCGAAGCAATGGAACTGGGAGCTTCCGCTGTATTAGTGAATACTGCAATAGCTGTTGCCGGAAATCCGGTAGAAATGGCTAAAGCATTCAAAACAGCTACAGAAGCCGGAAGACAGGCTTACGAAGCAGGATTAGGATTACAAGCCATCGACTTTGTAGCAGAAGCAAGTTCACCTCTTACGGCTTTTCTTGATTAA
- the thiC gene encoding phosphomethylpyrimidine synthase ThiC encodes MEQKIKFPRSQKVYLPGKLYPNIRVAMRKVEQVPSVSFEGEEKIATPNPEIYVYDTSGPFSDAEMNIDLKKGLPRMREEWIVSRGDVEQLPEITSEYGQMRRDDKSLDHLRFEHIALPYRAKKGETITQMAYAKRGIITPEMEYVAIRENMNCEELGIKTHITPEFVRQEIAEGRAVLPANINHPEAEPMIIGRNFLVKINTNIGNSATTSSIDEEVEKALWSCKWGGDTLMDLSTGENIHETREWIIRNCPVPVGTVPIYQALEKVNGIVEDLTWEIYRDTLIEQCEQGVDYFTIHAGIRRHNVHLADNRLCGIVSRGGSIMSKWCLVHDQESFLYDHFDDICDILAQYDVAVSLGDGLRPGSIYDANDEAQFAELDTMGELVLRAWDKNVQAFIEGPGHVPMHKIKENMERQIEKCHDAPFYTLGPLVTDIAPGYDHITSAIGAAQIGWLGTAMLCYVTPKEHLALPDKEDVRVGVITYKIAAHAADLAKGHPGAQVRDNALSKARYEFRWKDQFDLSLDPERAQTYFRAGHHIDGEYCTMCGPNFCAMRLSRDLKKSTKSNK; translated from the coding sequence ATGGAACAAAAAATAAAATTCCCCCGCTCGCAGAAAGTCTATTTACCCGGTAAACTTTATCCTAATATCCGCGTTGCCATGCGGAAAGTGGAGCAAGTGCCCAGTGTCAGCTTTGAAGGCGAAGAAAAGATAGCAACACCGAATCCGGAAATATATGTATATGATACCAGCGGACCGTTCAGTGATGCAGAAATGAACATTGACCTCAAAAAAGGACTGCCCCGCATGCGTGAAGAATGGATCGTGAGTCGTGGTGACGTGGAACAGTTGCCTGAAATTACTTCGGAATACGGACAAATGAGAAGAGATGATAAAAGTCTCGATCACTTACGTTTCGAACACATCGCCCTGCCCTACCGTGCTAAAAAAGGAGAAACAATCACCCAAATGGCGTATGCCAAAAGAGGAATTATCACTCCTGAAATGGAATACGTAGCGATCCGCGAAAACATGAATTGTGAGGAACTGGGAATTAAAACTCACATTACCCCCGAATTTGTTCGTCAGGAGATTGCGGAGGGACGTGCTGTACTACCGGCCAACATCAACCACCCGGAAGCTGAACCGATGATTATCGGACGTAACTTCCTTGTAAAAATCAATACGAACATCGGAAATTCGGCTACTACCTCCAGCATTGATGAAGAAGTGGAGAAAGCACTGTGGAGCTGCAAATGGGGTGGAGACACGTTGATGGATCTTTCCACAGGAGAAAACATCCATGAAACACGTGAATGGATTATCCGTAATTGTCCCGTACCAGTAGGCACTGTTCCTATTTATCAGGCACTTGAAAAAGTGAATGGCATAGTGGAAGACCTCACCTGGGAAATCTACCGGGACACATTGATTGAACAATGCGAACAAGGGGTCGATTACTTTACCATCCATGCAGGGATTCGCCGTCATAATGTCCATCTTGCCGATAATCGCTTGTGCGGCATTGTCAGCCGTGGAGGAAGTATTATGAGTAAATGGTGCCTCGTACACGATCAGGAAAGTTTCTTATACGATCATTTTGATGATATCTGTGATATTCTGGCACAATATGACGTAGCCGTGTCATTAGGTGACGGACTTCGCCCGGGTTCTATCTACGACGCAAACGATGAAGCGCAGTTTGCCGAACTCGATACCATGGGAGAACTGGTGCTCCGTGCCTGGGATAAGAATGTTCAGGCATTTATTGAAGGTCCCGGACACGTTCCGATGCATAAAATTAAAGAGAACATGGAACGTCAGATTGAAAAATGCCATGACGCCCCTTTCTATACGCTCGGCCCGTTGGTGACAGATATTGCTCCCGGATACGACCATATCACTTCTGCTATCGGTGCCGCACAAATCGGATGGTTGGGTACGGCTATGCTTTGTTATGTCACCCCGAAAGAACACCTTGCCTTACCTGATAAAGAAGACGTACGCGTAGGAGTTATTACCTACAAGATAGCCGCTCATGCCGCTGACCTGGCAAAAGGACACCCGGGTGCACAGGTACGCGACAACGCATTGAGTAAAGCTCGCTATGAGTTCCGCTGGAAAGACCAGTTCGACCTGTCTCTCGATCCGGAACGGGCGCAGACCTATTTCCGTGCAGGACACCATATCGATGGAGAATATTGTACGATGTGCGGACCTAATTTCTGTGCAATGAGATTGTCACGCGATTTAAAGAAAAGCACTAAAAGCAATAAATAA
- the thiH gene encoding 2-iminoacetate synthase ThiH produces the protein MFSDELEKISWEETTKAIYSKTDADVRRALGKKEHLNVNDFMALISPAATPYLEVMARLSQKYTMERFGKTISMFVPLYLTNSCTNSCVYCGFHISNPMKRTILTEEEIVNEYKAIKRLAPFENLLLVTGENPAAAGVPYIARALDLAKPYFSNLQIEVMPLKTEEYKELTNHGLNGVICFQETYHKANYKTYHPRGMKSKFEWRVNGFDRMGQAGVHKIGMGVLIGLEEWRTDVTMMAYHLRYLQKHYWKTKYSVNFPRMRPSENGGFQPNVVMNDRELAQLTFAMRIFDHDVDISYSTRESAETRNHMATLGVTTMSAESKTEPGGYFSYPQTLEQFHVSDERKAVEVERDLKKLGREPVWKDWDQSFDFKR, from the coding sequence ATGTTCTCAGACGAATTAGAAAAAATATCCTGGGAAGAGACGACAAAAGCCATCTATTCCAAAACAGATGCTGACGTACGCCGTGCGTTGGGTAAAAAAGAGCATCTGAATGTCAACGACTTTATGGCGCTGATTTCACCTGCCGCCACTCCTTATCTGGAAGTGATGGCACGCCTTAGTCAGAAATATACAATGGAACGGTTCGGTAAGACAATCTCTATGTTTGTACCGCTCTACCTGACTAATTCATGTACCAATTCCTGTGTCTATTGCGGTTTTCACATCAGCAATCCGATGAAGAGAACGATATTGACGGAGGAAGAGATTGTCAATGAATACAAAGCCATCAAACGGTTGGCTCCTTTTGAGAATCTACTGCTTGTAACCGGTGAAAACCCTGCCGCAGCAGGTGTTCCATACATTGCCCGGGCGTTGGATTTGGCAAAGCCTTACTTCAGCAACCTGCAAATTGAAGTAATGCCTCTTAAAACGGAAGAATACAAGGAACTAACCAATCATGGCCTGAACGGAGTGATCTGTTTTCAAGAGACTTACCATAAAGCAAATTACAAAACGTATCATCCGAGAGGCATGAAGTCAAAATTCGAATGGCGTGTAAACGGCTTCGACCGCATGGGACAGGCAGGTGTACACAAGATTGGTATGGGGGTCCTGATCGGCCTGGAGGAATGGCGAACCGACGTAACGATGATGGCTTATCATCTGCGTTATTTACAGAAGCATTACTGGAAAACGAAATATAGCGTAAACTTCCCGCGTATGCGCCCGTCTGAAAACGGCGGATTCCAGCCGAATGTAGTCATGAATGACCGGGAACTCGCCCAACTTACATTCGCCATGCGAATCTTCGACCATGATGTAGATATCTCTTATTCTACCCGTGAGAGCGCAGAAACCCGAAACCACATGGCAACACTTGGCGTAACCACAATGAGTGCGGAAAGTAAAACTGAACCGGGAGGATATTTCAGTTATCCTCAAACCCTGGAACAATTTCACGTAAGTGATGAGCGAAAGGCGGTTGAAGTGGAACGTGATTTGAAAAAACTGGGTCGTGAACCCGTCTGGAAAGATTGGGATCAGTCTTTTGATTTTAAAAGATAA
- a CDS encoding HesA/MoeB/ThiF family protein, with product MRYDRQIILPEVGEEGQKKLQEAKVLIVGVGGLGSPIALYLSGAGVGCLGLVDDDLVSVTNLQRQVLYSEKELGKPKAICAAERLSALNSEIEIHPYAARLTKDNAYDIIQEYDIVVDGCDNFATRYLINDICIEQKKPYVYGAICGFEGQVSVFNYGNQKKNYRDLYPDEEEMQRMPPPPKGVMGVTPAIVGSIEATEILKIICGFGDVLAGELWTIDLRTLQSNKFSL from the coding sequence ATGCGATACGACAGACAAATTATACTTCCCGAAGTCGGAGAAGAAGGTCAAAAGAAACTGCAGGAAGCCAAAGTGCTTATTGTAGGCGTGGGAGGGCTGGGCTCTCCCATCGCTCTCTACCTGTCAGGTGCTGGTGTGGGATGCCTGGGGCTGGTAGATGATGACTTAGTAAGCGTCACCAACCTACAACGACAAGTGCTCTATTCCGAAAAGGAATTAGGTAAACCAAAAGCTATCTGTGCTGCGGAACGGCTCTCCGCTCTTAACAGTGAGATCGAAATACACCCCTACGCTGCCCGGCTGACGAAAGACAATGCGTATGATATCATTCAGGAATATGATATAGTGGTGGATGGCTGCGACAACTTTGCCACCCGTTACCTGATTAACGACATTTGCATTGAACAGAAAAAGCCCTACGTATATGGTGCTATCTGCGGTTTTGAAGGACAGGTTTCTGTGTTCAACTACGGAAATCAAAAGAAAAACTACCGGGATCTTTATCCCGATGAAGAAGAAATGCAACGGATGCCTCCTCCGCCCAAAGGAGTGATGGGGGTTACTCCTGCCATTGTAGGGAGCATTGAAGCTACGGAAATATTGAAAATAATCTGTGGCTTTGGTGATGTTTTAGCCGGCGAACTATGGACAATTGACCTGCGGACACTGCAATCTAACAAATTTTCACTATAA